A window of Clostridium taeniosporum genomic DNA:
TGCTTCACATTCCAGGACTTGGATTTGATGGATTAATAGGATATTCACCAATTGCTATGGCTAAAAATGCAGTTGGAATGTGCATAGCTTGTGAGGAATATGGTGCAAGCTTCTTTGCAAACGGAGCAAATCCAGGAGGTGTGCTTGAACATCCAGGAGTAGTTAAAGATCCTAAAAGAGTAAGGAATAGTTGGAATGAAGTATATAAAGGCACAGAAAATGCACATAAAATTGCTGTACTTGAGGAAGGGATGAAGTTTCAAAGTATAGGAATTCCACCAGATCAAGCACAGTTTTTAGAGACGAGGAAGTTTCAGTTAGATGAAATTGCTCGTCTTTTTCGTATTCCACCACATATGATTGGGGATTTAGATAAATCTAGTTTTTCAAATATAGAGCAGCAAAGTCTTGAGTTTGTAAAATATACTTTAAATCCTTGGGTAATTAGATGGGAACAGGCTATACAAAAATCATTATTAAATCCACAAGAAAAAGGAAAATACTTTGTAAAGTTTAATGTAGATGGATTACTTCGTGGGGATTATGAAAGCAGAATGAGGGGTTATGCAGTTGGCAGACAAAACGGATGGCTATCTTCAAACGACATAAGAGAACTTGAAGATATGAATCCAATCTTAGGTGATGAAGGTGGAGATTTATATCTTGTAAATGGTAATATGACAAAGTTAAAAGAAGCAGGTGCATTTGCAAAGAAAAAGAATGGAGGGGATAAATTATGAAAAAAAAATTCTGGAATTGGGTTAAGAATGAAGGAAATAGAACTCTATATTTAGATGGTGCTATTGCAGAGGAAAGTTGGTATGGAGATGAAGTAACTCCTAAAGAATTTAAAGCAGAATTAATAAGTGATGATGGGGATATAACAGTTTGGATTAATTCACCGGGTGGAGATGTATTTGCAGCATCACAAATTTATAATATGCTAATGGACTATAGTGGAAATGTAACTGTTAAAATTGATGGACTTGCAGCAAGTGCAGCTTCAGTAATTGCAATGGCAGGAAGTGAAGTTGAAATATCTCCTGTGGCAATGTTTATGATTCACAACCCCATGACAATTGTAAGTGGAGATACAAAAGAAATGAATAAAGCTATAGATATGTTAAATGAAGTAAAAGAGAGCATTATCAATGCTTATGAATTAAAAACAGGACTTAAAAGAAATAAAATAGCAAGTCTTATGGATGCTGAAAGTTGGTTCAATGCAAAGAAAGCTGTAGAACTTGGATTTGCAGATAAAATAATGTTTGAAGATAAAGAAGATATTAAAGATTTAAAAGGTGAAGTATTTAG
This region includes:
- a CDS encoding phage portal protein, whose product is MKIPILSKLKESRAGPQNSLWGNTYSFFFGGTSSGKIVNERTAMQTTAVYACVRILAESIASLPLHIYKYSEDGGKNKDINHSLYYLLHDEPNPEMTSFVFRETLMSHLLLWGNAYAQIIRDGRNKILAMYPLLPNKITVNRADNGEIYYIYTKNNDDGKGYGQVILRDYEVLHIPGLGFDGLIGYSPIAMAKNAVGMCIACEEYGASFFANGANPGGVLEHPGVVKDPKRVRNSWNEVYKGTENAHKIAVLEEGMKFQSIGIPPDQAQFLETRKFQLDEIARLFRIPPHMIGDLDKSSFSNIEQQSLEFVKYTLNPWVIRWEQAIQKSLLNPQEKGKYFVKFNVDGLLRGDYESRMRGYAVGRQNGWLSSNDIRELEDMNPILGDEGGDLYLVNGNMTKLKEAGAFAKKKNGGDKL
- a CDS encoding head maturation protease, ClpP-related translates to MKKKFWNWVKNEGNRTLYLDGAIAEESWYGDEVTPKEFKAELISDDGDITVWINSPGGDVFAASQIYNMLMDYSGNVTVKIDGLAASAASVIAMAGSEVEISPVAMFMIHNPMTIVSGDTKEMNKAIDMLNEVKESIINAYELKTGLKRNKIASLMDAESWFNAKKAVELGFADKIMFEDKEDIKDLKGEVFSKNTTNKALLNKLSTNSNESKISIKNLDKRLELLKY